From Calliphora vicina chromosome 3, idCalVici1.1, whole genome shotgun sequence:
TGTGTACcatgtcccggttttttctcaATACCGTATATAATATGTCagttcacaaggtctcttatcagtcgtattatcataatgtcctaatatatcacgactcggcagctcgacttaaccgactcttaggcattcggcacagatctctgctggttggttacgataacacaataaacatagcacacagagtagtattatcttaggacattttttgcttgaaaaacaataaaaaccattgtgaaatattaggacattatgacaatatgacatgataagagaccttgtgaattgaccaaatatgttagttagttagttagttagttagttagttagttagttagttagttagttagttagttagttagttagttagttagttagttagttagttagttagttagttagttagttagttagttagcaTTTCAGATGATGATTCTTTTAATTATGGAAATTATTCATTTGCTTTTTCAGTGTTGAAAACAAATACTCGAATACTTCTCTGCtacatttatttgaaatttcatgaCAATCGGATCAGCCAGTTAGAAATTCAGGTTTGTTTCCATAAATAACTAACGCTGTGCTAAACATTATCTTACCAACAACCTAAGTGTAAGTAAGTGGGTGGGTGAAGCTCAAAAATTCCATCCTATAATCCGCACTTAGCCAGTTGGTGAGAGATTCTAAACAATAGTTCCGTGAAATCAttacaattgtttaaaattttctttttgtaattttacatACACTTTGAATACgcctttaatttaatattattttattccgTCCTCTTCAACGCCCGAACAAAATTTCATCATAAACGTAGTATATATttgatttctaatattttttttgtaaatacttgAACACGCATTATATGTGTGAATGGCTGCTGCTGTTTCTTTATGATGTGAATTAAACAcgtgtttttatttcattttaatcaCCTAAAAATACAATAGGTATCTCTGTTCTATCTTTGGAAATATTATATTGCCAACAGGTGGTTtgttgtttttcatacaaacaaataaataaagaacctTTGCCCCCAAAGAACACATAAATAaaacttccaaaaaatattaacatgaAAATTATATGACTAAAGGAAATATGATAGAAGTTCGAATAATAATCGTTTGAAATCTGTTGGGGAgtaaagtttattatttttttttttttttggataatcgGCTTATAACACAAACATATTAAGAAACAAGATTAAATACCCAAGTTTTTGATTTGCTTTTTGAGACATAATGAAATATGGTGGGAAAGGGGGAAAGAAAAATAGAAAGAATATTATTTGGTTTTTACACATATGGAtgatacaataaattaaataaattagatCTTTGACAGCAGACTTAGGATTTGTTCTCTCTCTAATTGTCTACTCCATGATCTATGAAAATTATTCACTTCATTAAAGAAATATATCCGGCCAATATTTTGGTTTAATCAAACGTGTAAAATTGCAATCAGATCCAGGGCTCATACGAAAATCCAAAAACTATTACAGTCCGCTAACAATGAGCTTAGAATTACTAACTTGCCTTAGATGCCATCAGTAAGGTCTGGATAAAGCTGATACGGGATTGTGTAGACTCTGTGGGTGgtagagttgggtttattagctcagtgaagtgaccgctcttttcagctcagctcactgaaatgagctaggtcgctcttttagctcattagctcagtatgttgtataatgaccatttcattttgagaattgcttgtagtgaattaaatcaattatttctgttgttagttgtaaaaacacacagtcttttgacaattagagatttatgcgtgaaataattgattaaaattttaaaaaataaaattgtattttatttaaactaatatttttgcggaaaaaagagttcattttttattatttataatttccgatgctaaccaaatgtttagacaatatttgttaagcagaacattcactaactataacgtattcttttaccacaaaataataaaattaccaaaaactcaagatattaactggaatttgaaaaaggaaaaatattttgatgatctgataattgtgatccaaaataaaaatgtgacaataactaaaccaaaatgaatattgttgcaattttttgggtcaattggcaaaatatatattttttatctgacttttacaacttatatatatatgatcaacaaaatttctactaaaaatacgaaagaaaaatagttttgtgatacaatttgtatattttcaacattaacataattattttatgatataacaatatataaatagaatttctgaatttaaggaataagattttataaatcttattccttaaattccGAAATTCGAAACTGtaattaagaatatcagtactttgtatttttttaattatgtgttttgttagatataatcccactaatgtgtttttgaaatagtatttttttactaattacatactttcaattacaattattattttaacaataacaattatgtatttccctttttcattattttttttatgaaatttacttacaaactgtagcaatactctttctttatttcattctacatcaccataccataaataaattcacattcattcaatagcacacatataaaaattccttcatgaaaacaaaaacaatttgaataactctaataattcttgaaacaaaaatatatacgcggcagcatacgatcatacatacataacaaacctacattcgaatgatcgttttatttctgttggacacaatactcactcacttttcaatgtcagtgagcgaaagaatgtaagagcattgacgagtaaagtgaaacatgtgaaacatctgaaacattgaagacgacaaatgaatgtgcttgtgcagctctttcatgagcACTGAACTGAAACCGCTCAGcgctcagttgaaaacgctcagcgctcagttgaaaacgctcagtgctgagctgaaaacgctcagtatgatgaatgattcacttcgctcagttgagtgaatagctcaattgaactaggtcattcatgagctacacaactctagTGGGTGGCATAACGAAAACTCAGACATTGTTTGAGATCGAAATCAGTGGACCAAATCCGTGTTAAATACTTGTCAAATTTCCTTAAGagcttgatttttttgtttttcttttgggaTTCCCATAAGTCGTTGTTGAGTTTCATTTGGTttgttttatgtaaatatttgctggcaacaaattaattatttaaaattattaatccCCAACGTATTAGCAGCTGAAAGTGACGGTTtatttcttaagaaatttttcatttgtgatttaaataaatccaataaattacttttttcacACATTCTATTTCAAAGTACAATATTTAGAAAACGCTTTTCAGTATTTGACACACtaattgttaaataataattatacatGCACAAtggtacaataaaataaaataagtaaaagtgATGTTAAATATAACAGTTATATGCGACATGAATAACCttttatacaaaagaaaaaatcagcaaattagagataaatattttcaaataactgGAGAATTATAATTGCGAGAGTCTTCAATCGTTATATGAATCACTTCTTTAAAATTGTACGTTGATCTAAATTTTCCAAGATACTGATCCGACTGCATAACGAGAAAATTAAGTTTGTGACCACCCAGTTAGAAGAAGAGGTGAGATACAGGGTGTcagttttagcttttattttgaagtatttgtacaatataaatttattcaaagtagtggccattagctatgacattttctcatctttctggaaacatatgaattccgcgccaaaagaactgctcagcTTTTAAGGTCACGAAGTGATGCTTATACCAGAGAGGACTATAAAGcagttgaggcaaaacttcccaaccacttcattctaaatagtttttaataggtatttgaaatattgtGCCCGATGATGGAATAATACTATTTCATGTTTGAcagcatattctgggagtttttcggtcaatgcttgCTTCAAATGTAACaattgtgttcggtacaggttcgctgtgaaggtctggccagatttcagcagatcgtaatagataggacacttttgctcccaccaaatgcagagcattaccttaacgccatggatatttggctttggtgtcgattcggctgcttGATCGGTCTTCACGTATAATCTCTTTCtattcggattatcgtaatggattcacttttcatcgcaagtaatgatgcggacatgcaaaatcgtcgttCAAGGACTCTCGGCTtctattcgtatggtacccaatttccctgcttttggatgaaacctgctactgcttgagtagcttccaatgattttgcaagctattTGAGTTGAGTTTGACTACAAtcgtcatggagtaatgcctccaattcttggtcttcaaactttattggCTGGCCTGTGCGATCTTTGCCTTCCGTGTCGAAATCACTACtgctgaaccgcacaaactatCTGTCGCAaattgaaaccaatggaacaaCACATTTACCACAAGCTTTCGTGAGCAATCGGTTTCCTTCAGCggccgtttttataccctacaccaccatagtggggagggtataatgcgtttgtgcagatgtttgtaacacccaccttaaagtataccgatcgacttagaatcactttcttagtcaattaaacgatgtccgtccgtccgtctggttggctggatgtccatgtaaaccttgtgcgcagagtacaggtcgcaattttgaagatatttcgatcaaatttggtacatataattttttcccaaggacgaagcctattgaaactggatgaaatcggtccattatttcacctagcccccatacaaatgccctctcgaaattggactttatcggtcataaatgtttaatttatatatgtatctccacaaattccgctccaattaagttttatatatacaaaattcatgtcaccaaattttgtatagaaccgcttccgaaaatcactttaacgtgcataaatcacttaaaaattttggtatacacacaaagttcaataaagttaactttaatatagacataaatcacacgacctaatttcatggtgatcggtccataattggtcataacccccatataaggcccacttccgaaaatcactcaaaaatataaattattgaaattttaaaagaaaaatgtttttgctcctttacttagtgtagggtattatatggtcgggcttgacctaccatactttcttacatgttttaaataaaagaagtaCAGGAACTGAATGTATGAGATATCACAATTATGAGTATAGACCTTcaagaatatattaaaatctttgattttGAATGAACTACAAACAAATTCGTAAGCGTTTAAGCATGTTTACTATATGAGGAGAACTAATTTGAGACGCCACAGCACAGCTACTGGCTGGTCTATAGGGTTCATCGTTTGCTAAGCCAATTACGAGTggaagatttatttccaaaatatttcgaTTCTGTCCCACTGTTCAATCTTAACCAGGAGAACATTTTGTTAAGCCATTGTGCAGCAAACAGTATAAATGAATTCTATTAAGTAATATGTTTAGCAGTAGAGCGTTATTAATACACTCAGGAATTATTCTAAACATTTATTCAGAAACCGCGAAAGCAAACAGCAACCAGCCAACAGCAACCATTAACAATGActacaaaatattcaaatcaatttgagaaaattttctacATAACTCGCTTCTTTTCAGCAATATGTGGAGCTGATgtgataaaagaaaattatcacATGACTTGGCTGACCTGGAGTTTGATTGGTTTGGTAAATGGAGCTATTTTATTTACCTTCTATAGCATGTATGTAGGCGTGGCCATAAATAATGATTGGAGCGAAATCTTGAAATGTCTCTGCATGTTTTGTACGGGCATACAGGTAAGTtgtaaagttttcttttaacaaattgtagcattttatttcataaaaactcGATTCCTTTGATAGGCTTATGCTAAACTTATAAATGCAATTTATAGTTGTCGTGTATTTAATTCGATCTCTgaagaaatttttagtttatacaCCGTCTATGAGCAGCGAAACAAGCATTACCGCAAACTGCTGCAGGAAAGTATATCGTTGATTAAAAAACTTATGTCTATACTCACAGGTTCGGTAGTACTGGTTTTCTTTACCATCATTGGCACTCCCGTTTTCTATATACTTGTCTTTAAGGAGCGTATCTTTATTATGCCCTTCTTTTTTCCCTACATCGATTATAATACCGATTTTGGTTACTACTTCACTTCAGCATTTCATGtagtttgtgtgttttttggTGCTTTTGGGAATTATGTTAGTGATTCCTGGTGTTTTGTATTTGCGGCCCATATACCTCTGGTAAAGAATATACTTCaagcaaaatttaatgaaatggaTGAGCTGCTATTAGAAAATCCGCAAAAAGCAaatgaaattaaagttttacTAAAGGATATTTTCCAGTGGCATCAAAAGTATTCAGAGTGAGtatatttatactttatatCGCTTAACAACATTGTAATCAGTATAATTTACTTTAGCTTTTGTAAATCGGTTAAAAATCTCTTTTTCTGGGTAATTTTCGTACAAGTTGCCATGGAATTCGTCAGTATTGTCTGTACGATTGTCTGCATATTTTTGAGAATATGGCCAGCTGCACCGGCCTTTTTGCTCTACtcgtttcttttgttttattcctACTCTGGCTTGGGAAATTTGGTGGAAATTGCGGTAAATCTTTTAAATCTCAAAAGAcataataaaaattagcttttcttTGCAGAATGATGATGTCATTTCAATGATCTATGCCTCCTGCTGGTACAAGCTAAATGTATCGCAGCAAAAAATGATCCTAATCATGTTGAGAGAATCCCAGCAAGCTGAGGGCATGTCTATAGGTGGTGTTGCCCCCTTGTCATTGAGCACGGCTTTGCAATTGACAAAAACCATTTATACATTCTCTATGATGTTTAgagaatttttgaattaatgttTTTCTTGTTGACTTACAAAATgcattattaaatattgtttttaaatattaattgcacttatatttatttatttacaagctTTGTTTGTGCACAGTGCTTTATCCCATAggtaccaaaaaaataaaaataaattcgtaTCATGGTTATTAATTAATGTTATATATTTGGAAATccttattaaatattgaaaattaaatttacttttcttgtTGACAACAGAGTCAACCAAATATTTCGTTGAACATAAAAATACGTTTTAATTCTTTTACGAAAAAAACTGCTAAtgccaaaaatgtatttttaaagcaATTGCTTTTAAGGTTTGATTCTTTGTTTTTACTTAGATAATTGATTGGTtgatcaaaatcaccacttctgaaccgcacaaaccatctctcgcaccttgttaccgatgaaacacattcccaataagctttggtgataaatcggtgtgcttcagcggcacttttttcaaattaaaaaagtaatgcaaa
This genomic window contains:
- the LOC135956017 gene encoding odorant receptor 67d-like; translated protein: MTTKYSNQFEKIFYITRFFSAICGADVIKENYHMTWLTWSLIGLVNGAILFTFYSMYVGVAINNDWSEILKCLCMFCTGIQAYAKLINAIYSCRVFNSISEEIFSLYTVYEQRNKHYRKLLQESISLIKKLMSILTGSVVLVFFTIIGTPVFYILVFKERIFIMPFFFPYIDYNTDFGYYFTSAFHVVCVFFGAFGNYVSDSWCFVFAAHIPLVKNILQAKFNEMDELLLENPQKANEIKVLLKDIFQWHQKYSDFCKSVKNLFFWVIFVQVAMEFVSIVCTIVCIFLRIWPAAPAFLLYSFLLFYSYSGLGNLVEIANDDVISMIYASCWYKLNVSQQKMILIMLRESQQAEGMSIGGVAPLSLSTALQLTKTIYTFSMMFREFLN